atagtcattgggtcAGCGAGAGGGAGTGAGAATGTCTCTCTAGCCTGATAATTAGAGCACCTATCTGGAAGATGAGAGACCCAGGGTCCAGACCCTCTGCTCTATTGACTGGGTCTGCCACATCCTGGGTGAGGGCTCTAGCCACTGGGCTGAAAGTTATAAGGGAGGCACGCACCTCCTGCCTCCTTCCTGGATTTTGAATGTATTTCAGGCTGGTAGGCATGCTAAGAGCAGGCTTACCAGATTGGACTATGCAAGCAAGATAGGTGCTCCTCCATTGGCCCCCTTTTGTGGATTGTGCTGGGGTTTAGGCATGAGATTGGATGGCAGAAACTGAGGTGGCCagggaacttttacagcaaaaatgtagGTGCTGAGCGAGTTTACAGTTGGGCAGTAGCTGAGTGAGGTTTTATGGATCACTGAGGGGCTTAAAACTGGGATTAGATCTGGGGTTTAGCCAGCTAAGTtgatttgtggatctgggccttagttttaagcatgtgagtagcccctTTCACTaaaagtactttgctgaattggggcctaatttTTGAGAACTAAACCTTCATATGACACTTTTAGTTTTAAAACCAATCCCCTTGGTGATAAAAATCTGCAGGCTGGTACAAGTTTTGGAAGAGAATAGTGGTTATGTAGTTGAAATTTGATCATGATGTAAGCCTTGCTACATTACAATTTATCAAACACTTGTATGCGctcatgttttcttttttctttttgaaatttggATAGTGATGgggacttttttcttttaattctaaGCCTTCAACATAGAAGCCGGGATTCTCATGGCTGTTCTGAGGTAAATTGATAATTTGTGATTTCTTTGCAAGACATCAAAACCCCACAAAACCTGGTTATTGGGGACATTCAATTGACATAGCTGCAAATGGAGaacttttgtgtgtttgtgcatttgtgtgtctgtttgtAGCTTGCAGGTTTCCCTTAAAGCACTCTAAGTTAATTTACTGTTTTTCTGTAATGTCAGAATCAAAGCACTAAAGCAAGTTGGATAAGGATGCAAGTTATTTTTCATTACATATGTTTATTTACACTGCATGTTTCTTAATAATGTTTAGGTGAATATAAGAAGCGAGAGCATGAAATCGGACGAACACAGATCTTACCCATGCACGTATACGGGCTGCAATGGAAAAGAGCTTTTACCAGTTTTATGCCCCTACTGCAAGAAACAGTTTTGCTTAAGGTGAGCAGAGAAAAGAGTTGAAACACGTACGCTCTGTCATTAACATATGGAACATCTAATGAGAGTTTGCTGTTCTATTGTTTATAGACACCGTCATCAGTCAGACCATGAGTGTGAGAAACTGGATACCCCTAAACCTCGCATGGCTGCTACCCAGAAGCTAGTTAAAGATATTATAGGCAAGTTGCCCAGTTGCTGATAGGatatttattgtattattttcTTCAGTGGACTGTTTGAGCTTTTGTATTAGTCTAGAGGTCCAAGCTTGTCAAAAGAACGAAGGTTCCTTGAGTGGATGAACCCTACGTGTGAGTGTCTATATATAGCTCTGCTCCTATATTTGGAGTGTACATGATACACTGTGTCAGATGTCCCTAAAGTGTGCCCTGAAATCCAGATATGGCCCAGGCTGCCCTTTCCGTACAAATACAGGATGAGGACAAAGCTGATGGACCCTGGATTTTATTGTTAATCAAGTCTAAATATCAATTTCTGTTATGATGAAAGCTGCAGTGTAGGCACACCCATAGAGGCAGTTCTAAATTATTCCAGTGCACTGAACTCTAAACATTTTGTGACAATAGACACAATGGTAATTTCATTTGTAACAGAGTGAAAGAAAATGTGACTTGCAGTAACTttcagaaataatattttccccAGATTCTAAAAAGGAAGAGGCAGTAAGAAGCAAAAGACGGAAAGGAGCAAAAAACAGTGAAACAGCGGCAAAGGTGGCACTAATAAAACTGAAAATGCACGCGTGTGGGGATAAGTCCTTGCCACAGGTCAGTCCTTGCAGTTGCTTTCAAACACATCTGTGATTCTGATTTACTCTATTATTTAAGGATATAAACAGATTTCTAGACTTCTGTTGTTAATTTTACTCTCTCGTTGAGAGtaaaaaagaatattaaaaaagAAGTATTCTGTTTACGTATTTTTGTTTCTGAATTAGCCCCTGAAAACACAGTCATTTATACTTATGCTTAACTTCACACAcaagagtagtcccattgaactcagtggagtaCTTGTGTGTAAAATTCAGcatatgcaggatcagggcctgaatctCCTGTCTGAAGGCAAATCCTCTTatattgtgtgtgagagagaaaatggaCATGTATTTTGCTACTTAAACAGCAAATTAATCTGCGACACTAACCATGAACAAATTGCAGCCCAAaagaaggcctggtctacactactaagggctgtgaaaaatgtttgtGCCCTGGTGTGACATAGTTCAGTTTAATCCCCACTGTAGACATAATCagcctagctaccgcctctcagagagatggattaCTTTAATTGACAGAAAACCCCTTCCGACAATgaaggaagcatctacactaccaTAGTTGTGCCGCTGAAGCATAGACATGGCCCAAGTCTTAAAGCCTATAACCCCTGAAGCACTGCCTGCCCTCTCATGTGGATGCAGTGACCCTGGTTGGTGCATGGAGGGTGCAATTTGTGTATCTTTGTGCTAGCCAGGAGAAATCCTGGCTCATACTTGACCTGAGCTTTGAGTGAGAGCAAGATTTGTTCACACTTCTGCTGCAGTTTAGCTGAGCTAAATATCTCACCATAGCCAAGGTCAGCAGCATCCATTACTTCACAGATTCTTCATTGTTTCTCACTATGATCATTCAGAGCAAcatctccattttttttcaaGCCAGGAGGATTTTTAGTTTGTAAACGTCTTTCCATTTCCCTCTTACAAGATTTCATTCTAGACCAGTTTGTAATTTTACATATTGGTCACATCATATACAATGCATTTCCTCATTTTTACTATTGGTCTTTGTCTTGTTTTACATTTAATTATTGTAAAACAAACTTAGCTCTTCCCTCTCTGAATCCTGTTATGACTTCTTTTTCTCTGCTACAAATCATCACATGCTTGGAGTACAAATTAGAAATTCCTGTTTAGGTAGCAATCTTAACGTGAAGTCCTGCTTGCCACACAGTCCTTAGATTATGCCATTTTAATAGATGTATGAATGGAGACAGTGATTAATGTCGTGAGATGCAGGAGGTAACATAatgagtttgggtttttttgttataaGGAAATTAAATTGCTGCTCCCTAACTCTAAAGATCGTAACCCACAGCACAAATGGTTCTATGTTAATTCCTTTCATTATTCATTTGCTTAACTGgagtttaattttttaatcatctAGAATAGTGATAATCTATCACAGATGCAATTAAACTCCAACCCACAATTCTCCTCTCTTTTCAGTTGCCTTCTCAGTCTCTCTTCCCAGCCCTCATTCTGTGCTATTCTCCCCAACTCTCCTTTCAGCCTGGTGACAGATGTCCCTTGGATCCCTCTCTGTCGCATCACTTCTCACAGCTGGAAAGTTGGTCTAGTTAAGCCCTCAGGTTTTTCTTGTCAGGCCTTTTCTAAAtttctaggggttttttttagattGTTTCCCAGGGTATGTCTTTACTTCAGAATAAACTCAAGTTACTCCTCTTGAGTTTGCCTGGCTTGAGTGAGAGTATTCAGATTGTGAAATAACAGTCAAGTTGCTAAGTCTACCCTGGCACTGTACTCACTCAGGTGTTGCAGTGAGACTTCTGGAGGAACATCTCATGGTTAATATTGCAGTAAGCTGAGCCACTGTCTGAATTCTGTCCCAGTGAATTGTGAGAGatcttgtctgtcctttctgggcacaCAGTAGGAATTGTGGGAAAGCATTGGAGGACTATTGGCAGTGGAGTGGCACTATCCTGCATCCAACTATAGAGTGGTCATGTTAGTGGGTTATGAATTGCGCTTGTTTGAGTTTCAGCCTATatcccctcttgggccagctaacttgagttaaaagcAGCACCACACTTGAGTTAAAGGTTTTTGTATGTGGACGGAATTCAGGTTAGGGTCAGCGCTCAAGTTATTACTTGAGTTAACTGCAGTGAAGGCAAGCCCACAGACTTAGGGGTAGTGTGGGTGGGGAGGTATGAATTCTTTTTAGGGGAAGCCCAAGTAAAACCAatgaaaagaagaaatatttttttatcttGCTTACTTGCTTTCAGCTGGCACCTGGCGAAGGCGAACCATCTATTGTGTTTATAGATCATAAAATAGAAGTTGATGAAACCAGGGAAACAAGTGTGAAGGGgaaacaaaccagaaaaaaacaGGTTACCCTTACTTCATATTTAAAATATGCATCTTTTAGGAAATAAAGATTGTAATAGTACCCTCTCTTATAAATGCTTCAGTCATGGGGAAGGCCACATGCTGCCTTTTGGTACCTACAGGGAGGAGGGATGAGATGAAGGTTGAGAAGCTGGCCTAGACAAAAGTGCTGGCAGGCACCTCTAATATCACTGATTGCTCTTTATCATCAGAGCTCAAGCACATCAGCTCCACAATGTACATGACTACCAGCAGGCTTTTGTTTGCCTTCCCGCTTGGGTCTTCCACAGTATTGTGACATATCATATTCCTGACACACACCAGCATGGGAGCCCAACCAGCATTACCTCTTTAAACTACCTTCTTCCTCTTCAAAGTGATCATTATTGTCTAATAGCCAAGGCAGGGACTTTCTCTTCATAGGTATTTGTaacagcatccagcacaatgggaGCCTAATCTCGACTGAGGCCTTTGGGGATTACTACAGTATAAAGtgattaataattataattaataatgtaCGTATCATCTTAATTCTCTTTAGACCAGCAAAATTAACAGATGTGTGTTTGTGATTGTTCGTTTCTCCTGAGTGTATGTTTCTCTGTTTCTTATTGTAGACAGAAAGAATTTACTTTCAAGTGTTTTTACCTAAGGGAAGCAAGGAGAAGAGCAAACCCATGTTCTTTTGCAGTAAGTGGAGTATTGGCAAAGTAGTAGATTTTGCAGCTTGCTTAGCAGACCTTAAAAATGACAACAACAAGTCAACAGCCAAGGTAAATCAGTGGTAGCAATTTTCATTTAATGTTACAATTCTTTTTCTGTCCTTCATGCATGAATATGAATTAACAACaagatttttttgtggggggccTTTCTTGCAGAAATTAAGGCTGTGTCATACTGCATCTGGAGAAGCTTTGCCATTGGACCACACATTGGCTACTTGGCTATCCAATCAAGAGTGTCCATTATATAATGGTGGAAACATTATTTTGGAATACCTTGATAATGAAGATCAGTTTATAGAAAATACAAATTCATATTTAGAGTAGCTAATTGGTGAACTGGATGGAAACAAAGATCACCAGAAAAAACACTGAGCTAAATCCAAGCACAACTTACATTTAGAATGGGTTCAGACCTGATTCGGCCCTGAGCCAGCCAGACACAATTCCCACCAACTTTAGTGGGAGTTCCATCTGCATAACTGTGGGTAGAATTGAGCCCTATctctaaaaataaatgtatatttttaatgtagAACAGTTGTGGTTACTTGAAACAATAGTTTAACccatttaataaatatttgatgTTGGTCAATTTGAAATATTTATAAGATAGAAAGTGTTCCAGTCACAACTGGCACAGGATGCCTATGGGCAAGTAAACTAACTCATCCACCAGCTACCAGAACTTGGGAGTGGTTGATACTGCTAAAAAGAGAATGGATTGGTAAGCGGGCATCACCTCTATGCTATgaatctttccatttattttattctattgCCATTATGCAACCAAATGAAATTTTTACCTTcggttttgtattttaaagtaGTTTTTGTACATTACAAAGTATTGATGAAAACAATAAATGAATTAATAATGTAAACCAGCAGAGTGAACAGTTAACTGAAGAGATAAGAAGCTCTTTATATTATTGGAGGGGATACCTGGTTTGACCTAGAGCCCTTCTTCATTCTACATCTGCCTCTTTTGTGGCTAAACAGAGTGACAGCCCTATTGAACAGAACAGTCCGGTACCTTTCTAAAGCACGACagtaatgtatttttttattctcTATTTCTTGCTTTTAAGAATGTACAGGACAGAGtttgaaaaaaaaccccatgtttTACAAGCTCACAAGTGAGGAAgtattgtccagtggttaggaagCTAACCTATGACTTGGAAGATCTGGGCTCAAGTCCCTACATGGTCACAGACTTCCAATGACACCTTGGACTTAGGCTCTCTAttcttcagtttcccatctgcaaaatggggatgataacaTTTTCCTACATCCAAGGGGTGTTATAAGgataaatacacctctaccctgttataacgcggtcctcgggaaccaaaaaatcttactgtctTATAGATGAgaccgcattatatcggggtagggaGAGGAACCGTTGCccgccccagctcagctcagctccgcctcctcccctgagcacgccacctccgctctgcttctccccccttccttccgtcctttccttccttccttccaggcttgccgcgccaatcagctgtttggcgtgggaagcctggaaggaaggaagggaggaagcagggtaggaggcggagcagaggtgagctggggcggggagcggttcctctgcgccctccccctcccccgcccacctccactccacctctgccggagcggaggtgagctgggtcgGATGGGGCTGCAGCAAGTAAAGGGCGGGTGCAGAGGAACCGCTTGCAGAAACACGAATTCTGATATAACGAGTTAAAGTAGCCCCACTCCCCGGAGCGCTGCTTTcccgcgttatatccgaatttgtgttatatcagaccgcattatatcggggtagaggtgtatattaAAGATTCTGAGGCACTTACTTTCTACAGTAattggggccatataagtaccaaaGACAAGTACATTTTCATAACATGTAAAATGTTATTTAGCTAATTATCAGAGATATTTGAGTTTAAACAGGTGTCTTCTCCCAGGCAgggacccatgtcccatgctgcacATTCAACACAATAATGTGACAGGCAGGTCCTGCAGGTTTATGCAGCAGAAAGCTCAGGTTGTCTTACATGTGCAAAGCTTTCGATGCTTTCAGAATGGGAGTTTACACAAAGGGGAGTGACAACCTGACATACAGGAGTAGGCAGGATGGGAAGGCTTCTAAGTGAAGGGGTTTGCCTGTGCAGCTTTTAAGGAGTTCGGTAGAGCAAGCTCTTACCCTCTGAGAATGGCAAACCGAACCTAAGGGAGTGAGAAGTCAGGAAACCCAGAGTTGGGAAGATTGGGGGCCTCTCTGACTTGTGCTTTTTTTCTTGTGAGCTGGTAAATCTCCAGATGAACATTAGCACTGTTCACCCTCTACTCACCCCTTTTTCTCTCATGGTAACTGTCTTGTGATAGGTAGGCAGCTAGTCATTAGTGAGGAAATGTTCAAAGCCACTAAGGGCAGTAAGGTGCCCAACTCAATGAAAAATCTCCCCCTAATTTTCTATCTTGACTTGGCTTTTCCTCTTGGCTTGTAGGTCTTTAAATATGAGCATGTATGCTGGCAGCATCTCTTCTTACCGCCCCATCTGGATAtgccgaaaggctgctgcttGTTTACCTTTAACCTCTCAGTCCCTCTTTAAGGCTCTTTGTGATGGGGCATTATTAAAGGATTTGAAAGCTATCACCACATGGCTGAGGGTGAAGTGTCAGCCTTCATTCTTTATTCTGTGCTTCCCCATAGTCCCTGAGGAACTATGCACCTTTATAAGAGGGTTTGGATTCTCAGGGGCAGGAGTCATGCCAAGCCTCTAGGGGTAtctctacactacggaataaggtcaaatttatagaagtcggttttttagaaatcggttttatatattcgagtgtgtgtgtccccacagaaaatgctctaagtgcattaagtgcattaactcggcggagcgcttccacagtaccgaggctagagtcgacttccggagcgttgtactgtgggtagctatcccacagttcccacagtctccgctgcccattggaattctgggttgagatcccaatgcctgatggggctaaaacattgtcgcgggtggttctgggtacatatcgtcaggcccccgttccctccctccctccctccgtgaaagcaagggcagacaatcatttcgcgccttttttcctgagttacctgtgcagacgccataccactgcaagcatggagcccgctcagataaccgtcagcctatgtctcctgggtgctggcagacgcggtacggcattgctacacagtagcagcaaccccttgccttgtggcagcagacggtacagtacgactggtagccgtcatcgtcatgtccgaggtgctcctggccatgttggctgggagcgcctgggcagacatgggcgcagggactaaatttggagtgacttgaccaggtcattctctttagtcctgcctgcagtcagtcctattgaaccgtcttatggtgagcgggcaggcgatacggactgctagcagtcgtactgtaccatcttctgccgagcagccatgagatgtggatggcatgcagtccttctgcaccatctgctgccagccaaagatgtaaaagatagatggagtggatcaaaacaagaaatagaccagatttgttttgtactcatttgcttccccccctcccctgtctaggggactcattcttctagatcacactgcagtcactcacagagaaggtgcagcgaggtaaatctagccatgtatcaatcagaggccaggctaaccttcttgttccaataaggacaataactcaggtgcaccatttcttattggaaccctccgtgaagtcctgcctgaaatactcctagatgtaaagccaccccctttgttgatattagctccctgaagccaaccctgtaagcgcccctcccagcgtcagagcaacggcaaacaatcgggcatctgagagtgctgtccagagcagtcacaatggagcactctgatggggctaaaacattgtcgcgggtggttctgggtacgtatcgtcaggcccccgttccctccctccctccgtgaaagcaagggcagacaatcatttcgcgccttttttcctgagttacctgtgcagacgccataccacggcaagcatggagcccgctcaggtaaccgtcagcctatgtctcctgggtgctggcagacgcggtacggctttgctgcacagtagcagcaacccattgccttctggcagcagacggtgcaatacgattggtagtcgtcctcgtcgtgtccgaggtgctcctggccacgttggctgggagcgcctgggcagacatgggcgcagggactaaatttggagtgacttgaccaggtcattctctttagtcctgcagtcagtcctattgaaccgtcttatggtgagcgggcaggcgatacggactgctagcagtcgtactgtaccatcttctgccaggcaggcaagagatgaggattgctagcagtcgtattgtaccatcttctgccaggcaggcaagagatggggatggctagcagtcgtactgtaccatcttctgccgagcagccatgagatgtggatggcatgcagtccttctgcaccgtctgctgccagccaaagatgtaaaagatagatggagtgggtcaaaacaagaaatagaccaggtttgttttgtactcatttgcctcctcccctgtctaggggactcattcctctaggtcacactgcagtcactcacagagaaggtgcagcgaggtaaatctaggcatgtatcagtcagaggccaggctaacctccttgttccaataagaacgataacttaggtgcaccatttcttattggaaccctccgtgaagtcctgcctgaaatactccttgatgtacaggcaccccctttgttgattttagctccctgtaagccgtgtcgtcagtcgcccctccctccgtcagagcaacggcagacaatcgttccgcgccttttttctgtgtggacgccataccaaggcaagcatggaggccgctcagctcactttggcaattaggagcacattaaacaccacacgcattatccagcagtatatgcagcaccagaacctggcaaagcgataccaggcgaggaggcgacgtcagcgcggtcacgtgagtgatcaggacatggacacagatttctctgaaagcatgggccctgacaatgcatgcatcatggtgccaatggggcaggttcatgctgtggaacgccgattctgggctcgggaaacaagcacagactggtgggaccgcatagtgttgcaggtctgggacgattcccagtggctgcgaaactttcgcatgcgtaagagcactttcatggaactttgtgacttgctttcccctgccctgaggtgcatgaataccaagatgagagcagccctcacagttgagaagcgagtggcgatagccctgtggaagcttgcaacgccagacagctaccggtcagttgggaatcaatttggagtgggcaaatctactgtgggggctgctgtgatgcaagtagcccacgcaagcaaagatctgctgatatcaagggtagtgaccctgggaaatgtgcaggtcatagtggatggctttgctgcaatgggattccctaactgtggtggggctatagacggaacccatatccctatcttggcactggagcaccaagccgccgagtacataaaccgcaaggggtacttttcgatagtgctgcaagctctggtggatcacaagggacgtttcaccaacattaacgtgggatggccgggaaaggtgcatgatgctcgcatcttcaggaactctggtctgtttcaaaagctgcaggaagggactttattcccagaccagaaaataactgttggggatgttgaaatgcctatctgtatccttggggacccagcctaccccttaatgccatggctcatgaagccgtacacaggcagcctggacagtagtcaggagctgttcaactacaggctgagcaagtgcagaatggtggtagaatgtgcatttggacgtttaaaggcgcgctggcgcaatttactgactcgcttagacctcagtgaaaccaatattcccactgttattactgcttgctgtgtgctccacaatatctgtgagagtaagggggagacgtttatggcggggtgggaggttgaggcaaatcgcctggctgctggttacgcgcagccagacaccagggcggttagaagagcacaggagggtgcggtacgcatcagagaagctttgaaaaccagtttcatgactggccaggctacggtgtgaaagttctgtttgtttctccttgatgaaaccccccgccccttggttcactctacttccctgtaagccaaccacccgcccctcctcccttcaatcaccgcttgcagaggcaataaagtcattgttgcttcacattcatggattctttattcattcatcacacaaatagggggatgactaccaaggtagcccaggaggggtggtggaggagggaaggaaaatgccacacagcactttaaaagtttacaactttaaaatttattgaatgacagccttcttttttttgggcaatcctctgtggtggagtggctggttggccggaggccccccccaccgcgttcttgggcgtctgggtgtggaggctatggaacttggggaggagggcggttggttacagaggggctgcagtggcagtctgtgctccagctgcctttgctgcagctcaaccatacactggagcatactggtttggtcctgcagcagcctcagcattgaatcctgcctcctctcatcacgctgccgccacatttgagcttcagccctgtcttcagcccgccacttactctcttcagcccgccacctctcctcccggtcattttgtgctttcctgcactctgacattatttgcctccacgcattcgtctgtgctctgtcagtgtgggaggacagcatgagctcggagaacatttcatcgcgagtgcgtttttttttctttctaagcttcactagcctctgggaaggagaagatcctgtgatcattgaaacacatgcagttggtggaggaaaaaaaaagggacagcggtatttaaaa
Above is a window of Caretta caretta isolate rCarCar2 chromosome 2, rCarCar1.hap1, whole genome shotgun sequence DNA encoding:
- the ZFAND1 gene encoding AN1-type zinc finger protein 1 isoform X2: MAELAVGQHCGVEHCGQLDFLPFVCDGCSGVFCLQHRSRDSHGCSEVNIRSESMKSDEHRSYPCTYTGCNGKELLPVLCPYCKKQFCLRHRHQSDHECEKLDTPKPRMAATQKLVKDIIDSKKEEAVRSKRRKGAKNSETAAKVALIKLKMHACGDKSLPQTERIYFQVFLPKGSKEKSKPMFFCSKWSIGKVVDFAACLADLKNDNNKSTAKKLRLCHTASGEALPLDHTLATWLSNQECPLYNGGNIILEYLDNEDQFIENTNSYLE
- the ZFAND1 gene encoding AN1-type zinc finger protein 1 isoform X1; this encodes MRLRGGSRFRSFRCCGSWESPAVQKSPVQGEENRASPLDFLPFVCDGCSGVFCLQHRSRDSHGCSEVNIRSESMKSDEHRSYPCTYTGCNGKELLPVLCPYCKKQFCLRHRHQSDHECEKLDTPKPRMAATQKLVKDIIDSKKEEAVRSKRRKGAKNSETAAKVALIKLKMHACGDKSLPQTERIYFQVFLPKGSKEKSKPMFFCSKWSIGKVVDFAACLADLKNDNNKSTAKKLRLCHTASGEALPLDHTLATWLSNQECPLYNGGNIILEYLDNEDQFIENTNSYLE
- the ZFAND1 gene encoding AN1-type zinc finger protein 1 isoform X3 — protein: MKSDEHRSYPCTYTGCNGKELLPVLCPYCKKQFCLRHRHQSDHECEKLDTPKPRMAATQKLVKDIIDSKKEEAVRSKRRKGAKNSETAAKVALIKLKMHACGDKSLPQTERIYFQVFLPKGSKEKSKPMFFCSKWSIGKVVDFAACLADLKNDNNKSTAKKLRLCHTASGEALPLDHTLATWLSNQECPLYNGGNIILEYLDNEDQFIENTNSYLE